A stretch of the Bacillus sp. B-jedd genome encodes the following:
- a CDS encoding dicarboxylate/amino acid:cation symporter, which produces MVSILKSYKTSVILLAALVVGGAAGLIFGTDAAVVKPLGDLFLNLMFTIIVPLVFFSIASAIANMSGMKRLGKIMGSIFLVFFITAAISAVVGFIGTTIVNPLEGTDISSVKNLMESTEAQDQTEPPSLAAQLVATVSVPDFANLFSRSNMLQLIVFSVIFGLATAMAGDRGKPIASFLASGSEVMMKTVKIIMYYAPIGLGAYFAAVIGELGPQILEGYLRTFLLYLGLSIVYYFGFFTLYAFIAGGSTGVKVYWKNVITPSVTAIATCSSAACIPVNLEAVRKMGVPKDIAETVIPLGANTHKDGSVFGGVLKIVFLFGLFGKDMTSLSSIVSILAVSFLVGAVMGAIPGGGMIGEMLIISVFGFPPEVLPIIAVISTIIDAPATLLNSTGNTVCGMLVSRLVEGKNWMKASLKTKTDFAS; this is translated from the coding sequence ATGGTTTCCATTCTTAAAAGCTATAAAACATCCGTCATTTTGCTAGCGGCCTTAGTTGTCGGCGGCGCCGCAGGGCTGATTTTCGGCACGGATGCCGCGGTTGTCAAACCGCTCGGGGATTTATTCCTTAATCTTATGTTTACGATCATTGTTCCACTAGTATTTTTTAGCATTGCATCCGCAATTGCCAATATGAGCGGCATGAAGCGTCTCGGCAAGATCATGGGCAGCATTTTCCTTGTCTTTTTCATCACGGCTGCCATTTCCGCGGTTGTTGGATTCATCGGAACGACGATCGTCAACCCGCTTGAAGGCACTGATATTTCGTCGGTGAAAAATTTGATGGAGAGCACAGAAGCCCAGGATCAAACAGAGCCTCCTTCACTTGCAGCGCAACTCGTGGCTACAGTCTCTGTACCTGATTTCGCTAATCTGTTCTCTAGAAGCAACATGCTACAGTTAATTGTTTTCTCTGTTATTTTCGGATTGGCTACAGCCATGGCCGGCGATCGCGGCAAGCCAATCGCTTCGTTCCTTGCCTCTGGTTCTGAAGTCATGATGAAAACTGTAAAAATCATCATGTATTATGCGCCAATCGGGCTTGGTGCTTATTTTGCAGCAGTCATCGGTGAACTTGGCCCGCAAATCCTGGAAGGCTACTTGCGGACATTCCTGTTGTATCTTGGCTTGTCTATCGTGTACTATTTCGGATTTTTCACCCTTTATGCTTTTATTGCCGGCGGTTCAACCGGAGTGAAGGTTTACTGGAAAAACGTCATCACGCCTTCCGTCACAGCAATCGCCACATGTTCAAGTGCCGCCTGCATTCCTGTAAACCTTGAGGCGGTAAGAAAAATGGGCGTACCAAAGGATATTGCTGAAACGGTTATCCCGCTTGGGGCAAACACACATAAAGACGGTTCCGTGTTCGGCGGCGTTTTGAAAATCGTCTTCCTGTTCGGCCTATTTGGCAAGGATATGACGAGCCTTTCAAGCATCGTAAGCATTCTCGCCGTTTCTTTCCTTGTCGGCGCCGTTATGGGTGCAATCCCAGGAGGCGGCATGATTGGAGAAATGCTCATTATCAGCGTCTTCGGCTTCCCGCCTGAAGTATTGCCAATTATCGCAGTCATTTCAACGATTATCGACGCTCCGGCAACGCTGCTGAATTCAACCGGGAATACGGTGTGCGGCATGCTCGTATCGCGTCTTGTTGAAGGGAAAAACTGGATGAAAGCCTCATTGAAAACGAAAACTGATTTTGCCTCCTAA
- a CDS encoding M42 family metallopeptidase — MVDSLIKLVSIASPTGNTSKTIEFVEEFLKKQEVITKRNRKGGLIATLPGKDDSKHRMLTAHVDTLGAMVKEIKPSGRLKIDLIGGFTFNSIEGEYCTIETASGKTYTGTILMHQTSVHVYKDAGKAERNQANMEIRIDEKVHNADEVRALGIEVGDFVSFDPRVEVTPSGYIKSRHLDDKASVAILMQLIKRIKEEKIELPYTTHFLFSNNEEIGYGGNSNIPPDTVEYLAVDMGAMGDGQSTDEYTVSICVKDASGPYHYALRKKLVSLAKENGISYKLDIYPYYGSDASAAIRSGNDIVHGLVGPGIDSSHAFERTHTSSLEQTAKLLFAYMQSEMTYE, encoded by the coding sequence ATTGTAGACAGTTTAATAAAGCTGGTTTCCATTGCGAGCCCGACAGGAAATACGAGCAAAACAATCGAATTCGTTGAGGAATTTTTGAAAAAGCAAGAGGTCATCACAAAGCGGAATCGAAAAGGCGGCTTGATCGCTACCCTGCCCGGGAAGGACGACAGTAAACACCGGATGCTAACGGCCCATGTAGATACACTTGGCGCGATGGTAAAGGAAATCAAGCCAAGCGGAAGGCTGAAAATCGACTTGATCGGCGGATTTACTTTTAATTCTATTGAAGGTGAATACTGTACAATTGAAACGGCCTCTGGCAAAACCTACACAGGCACGATTTTGATGCATCAAACTTCTGTACATGTTTACAAGGACGCCGGCAAAGCGGAGCGGAACCAGGCCAACATGGAAATTCGGATTGATGAGAAGGTACATAACGCTGATGAGGTAAGGGCTCTCGGGATTGAAGTCGGGGATTTCGTTTCCTTCGATCCGCGTGTGGAAGTAACCCCTTCCGGCTATATTAAGTCCCGCCATCTTGATGACAAAGCAAGTGTCGCCATCCTGATGCAGTTGATTAAGAGAATAAAGGAAGAAAAGATTGAACTTCCTTATACAACCCATTTCCTCTTTTCCAACAATGAGGAAATTGGCTACGGAGGAAATTCCAATATTCCGCCTGATACGGTTGAGTATCTCGCTGTCGACATGGGTGCAATGGGCGACGGGCAATCAACAGATGAATATACAGTCTCAATCTGTGTCAAGGATGCGAGCGGACCTTATCATTACGCGTTAAGAAAGAAGCTTGTCAGCCTTGCAAAAGAAAACGGCATTTCTTACAAGCTCGATATCTATCCTTACTACGGTTCTGATGCGTCCGCCGCCATCCGGTCAGGAAACGATATCGTTCATGGCCTTGTCGGGCCTGGTATTGATTCTTCCCATGCATTTGAAAGAACGCATACCTCGTCTCTCGAGCAAACCGCCAAGCTTCTGTTTGCATACATGCAGTCAGAAATGACATATGAATAG
- the corA gene encoding magnesium/cobalt transporter CorA has protein sequence MIRTISYHKSGQMAMNQPVEVLAGEKANSWHWIDFSSPSDDEAQKLADPLKFHPLAIEDCMLKLQRPKLDYYDGYTFFVVHAINPETLEKEEVDIFLSENYIVTFHKDPSREINEVWNRVAASKDSNEWSPSLILYHILDQLVDNYFPPLYAIEDQLDEMDETYSGGFTEDLLKQVFEIRQSLLLLRHTVTPTRDLIYRMMNSQKLSVLQNRQAYYSDIHDHLLKLTDMIDSNRELTKDIRDSVLSMNSYETNRVMKVLTVITVIFMPLTFIAGIYGMNFDNMPELHWKYGYFVSLGTMAIIALGMFALFWKKGWFK, from the coding sequence ATGATACGGACGATTTCTTATCACAAGAGCGGGCAAATGGCGATGAATCAGCCAGTGGAAGTGCTGGCAGGGGAAAAAGCAAATTCCTGGCACTGGATTGATTTTAGCAGCCCCTCGGATGATGAAGCACAGAAACTTGCGGACCCGCTGAAGTTCCACCCCCTCGCTATCGAGGACTGCATGCTCAAGCTGCAGCGCCCTAAACTTGATTACTATGATGGCTATACATTTTTTGTTGTACATGCGATCAATCCGGAGACACTGGAGAAAGAGGAAGTGGATATATTCCTTTCCGAAAACTACATTGTCACCTTTCATAAAGATCCTTCGCGGGAAATAAATGAGGTATGGAATCGGGTCGCTGCATCCAAGGACTCTAATGAATGGTCTCCCTCGTTGATCCTTTATCATATCCTTGATCAATTGGTGGATAATTATTTCCCGCCCCTTTACGCCATTGAAGACCAGCTGGATGAGATGGATGAAACCTATAGCGGTGGGTTTACGGAGGATTTATTAAAACAGGTGTTTGAAATCCGCCAAAGCCTGCTTTTGCTTCGCCATACTGTCACCCCGACGAGGGATTTGATTTATCGGATGATGAATTCGCAAAAGCTTTCAGTACTGCAAAACAGGCAGGCCTATTATTCGGACATCCATGATCATTTATTAAAATTGACTGATATGATTGACTCTAACCGCGAGCTGACGAAAGATATTAGGGACAGCGTCCTTTCCATGAATTCGTATGAAACGAACCGGGTAATGAAGGTATTGACAGTGATTACTGTGATTTTCATGCCACTCACATTCATTGCGGGCATTTATGGAATGAATTTTGACAATATGCCAGAACTGCATTGGAAATACGGTTATTTTGTCTCGCTGGGCACAATGGCCATTATCGCGCTAGGCATGTTCGCCCTTTTCTGGAAAAAAGGCTGGTTCAAATAA
- the proS gene encoding proline--tRNA ligase, whose amino-acid sequence MEKDFVKSITAMETDFAQWYTDVVTKADLVDYSSVRGSMIIRPYGYALWENIQSALDGLIKATGHENVYMPLFIPESLLEKEKDHIAGFAPEVAWVTHGGSEELAERLCVRPTSEVLFCEHYKNIIHSYRDLPKLYNQWANVVRWEKTTRPFLRTLEFLWQEGHTAHETDEDAHEETKRMLDVYADVLENVLAIPVVKGQKTEKEKFAGAKFTYTVESLMHDGKALQSATSHHLGDGFAKAFGIQFLDREGKLQHVHQTSWGFTTRVIGAMIMVHGDDRGLIIPPKAAPTQVMIVPVAQHKEGVLDFTYKLKEQFSGTFRTGIDASDKNPGWKFNEYEMKGVPVRLEAGPRDIEKNQVVLVRRDTGEKAFVALEELESKLEQLLDEIQGNLYNRAKDLLEKKTSKASGLVEFKESLEKNPGMIKAMWCGKRECEDKIKEETGATSRCIPFEQEKVADSCVCCGEKAETMVVWAKAY is encoded by the coding sequence ATGGAGAAGGATTTTGTGAAGAGTATTACAGCGATGGAGACTGATTTTGCGCAGTGGTATACGGATGTGGTGACGAAGGCGGATTTGGTGGATTATTCGTCCGTAAGAGGCTCGATGATTATCCGACCATACGGGTATGCGCTGTGGGAGAATATTCAGAGTGCACTTGACGGCCTGATCAAGGCGACCGGGCATGAGAATGTGTATATGCCGTTGTTTATACCCGAGAGCCTGCTTGAAAAGGAAAAGGATCATATTGCCGGGTTCGCACCCGAGGTTGCATGGGTGACGCACGGCGGCTCCGAGGAGCTGGCGGAACGGTTATGCGTCCGTCCGACGTCCGAGGTTCTGTTTTGCGAGCATTATAAAAACATCATTCATTCCTACCGTGACCTGCCGAAGCTGTATAATCAGTGGGCGAATGTGGTCAGGTGGGAAAAAACGACACGGCCATTCCTCCGCACGCTTGAGTTTCTTTGGCAGGAAGGGCATACCGCGCATGAGACAGATGAAGACGCGCATGAAGAGACGAAAAGGATGCTCGATGTTTATGCGGATGTTCTTGAGAATGTTCTCGCCATCCCGGTCGTGAAAGGGCAAAAAACGGAGAAGGAAAAGTTCGCGGGCGCGAAATTCACGTACACGGTAGAGAGTCTGATGCATGACGGAAAGGCGCTGCAATCCGCGACTTCGCATCATTTAGGTGATGGTTTTGCAAAAGCGTTCGGCATTCAATTCCTTGACAGGGAAGGGAAGCTGCAGCATGTCCACCAAACGTCGTGGGGCTTCACGACAAGAGTGATTGGGGCGATGATCATGGTCCACGGGGATGACCGAGGGCTGATTATTCCGCCAAAAGCCGCGCCGACACAAGTCATGATCGTCCCGGTTGCACAGCACAAAGAAGGTGTTCTCGACTTTACTTATAAACTGAAAGAGCAGTTTTCAGGGACGTTCAGGACCGGCATCGATGCGAGTGACAAAAACCCGGGCTGGAAGTTCAATGAATACGAGATGAAAGGCGTACCAGTGAGGTTGGAAGCTGGTCCGCGGGATATTGAAAAAAATCAGGTCGTGCTCGTCCGCCGCGATACGGGGGAAAAGGCTTTTGTTGCCTTGGAGGAACTAGAAAGCAAGCTTGAACAATTGCTGGATGAAATCCAAGGAAATCTCTATAACCGTGCAAAAGATCTGCTTGAAAAGAAGACTTCGAAAGCTTCAGGCCTGGTAGAATTCAAGGAAAGCCTTGAAAAAAATCCAGGTATGATCAAAGCAATGTGGTGCGGGAAAAGGGAGTGCGAGGATAAAATCAAAGAGGAAACAGGCGCCACTTCGCGTTGTATTCCATTTGAACAGGAAAAAGTGGCCGACTCCTGTGTGTGCTGTGGGGAAAAAGCTGAAACAATGGTTGTCTGGGCAAAAGCATATTAA
- a CDS encoding HAD-IA family hydrolase, with product MIKGVENVNILWDFDGTICNTYPSYTKALMETLGDGHTEEETLAQLKVSFGHAFRFFKISEEQSRKYLQKVRGMKPEEFIPFPGVIDVLREADCNVIMTHKEKEDVEKALRFYNLREFFTEIVGKEDGFPRKPDPESYKYLHEKYGLDLVIGDRAIDLEPARRLGIKTVSFQNHESEADFYLDDFREFNSVILPYVK from the coding sequence ATGATAAAAGGAGTGGAAAATGTGAATATACTTTGGGATTTTGACGGAACCATTTGCAATACTTATCCATCTTATACGAAAGCTTTAATGGAAACATTGGGGGATGGGCATACGGAGGAGGAGACGCTCGCACAGTTAAAAGTCTCGTTCGGCCATGCGTTCAGGTTTTTTAAAATCAGTGAAGAGCAAAGCCGTAAATATTTGCAAAAGGTAAGAGGGATGAAGCCTGAAGAATTCATCCCGTTCCCGGGGGTGATTGATGTCTTAAGAGAGGCGGATTGCAATGTCATCATGACGCATAAGGAAAAAGAAGACGTTGAAAAAGCACTCCGTTTTTATAATCTTAGGGAATTCTTCACAGAGATTGTCGGGAAAGAAGATGGGTTCCCCCGCAAACCCGACCCTGAATCGTATAAATATTTACACGAAAAATACGGCCTTGACCTTGTGATTGGTGACCGCGCCATTGACCTCGAGCCTGCCAGAAGGCTTGGAATTAAGACAGTCTCCTTTCAAAACCACGAGTCAGAGGCCGATTTTTACCTTGATGATTTCAGGGAATTCAATTCGGTTATATTGCCATATGTAAAATAA
- a CDS encoding TIGR04053 family radical SAM/SPASM domain-containing protein: MGLGPSIDYDENPFIVIWEVTRACQLKCVHCRADAQLQKDPRELTHEEGINLLDQIYDMGNPMLVFTGGDCMMREDLMELADYAVKKGMRVSMVPSATDNVTLEKMRQAKEVGLSRWGFSLDGPTPEIHDHFRGTPGSFDLTLEKIKYLNELEMPLQINTVISRYNYDALEEMAKLVGELKAVMWYIFLLVPTGRGQEDKCITPAEHEKVFRWLYQLSKTAPYDIKTTAAQHYRRVVLQEKARDHKIEKGEIRYEDTMTMDQEGIIDGLKRAPKGVNDGNGFIFVDHIGDVLPSGLLPIVVGNVREKPLADIYRNSEVLKNLRSPDKYKGKCGVCEYNKICGGSRSRTYAVTGDYMESEPYCVYIPMAMRKKEAPVAP; encoded by the coding sequence ATGGGTCTCGGACCATCCATCGACTATGATGAGAATCCGTTTATCGTGATTTGGGAAGTAACAAGGGCATGCCAGCTTAAGTGCGTGCACTGCCGGGCAGATGCCCAGCTTCAGAAGGATCCGCGCGAATTGACACACGAGGAAGGTATTAACCTGCTTGATCAAATTTATGATATGGGCAATCCGATGCTTGTTTTCACAGGCGGAGACTGCATGATGCGCGAAGATTTAATGGAGCTAGCCGATTATGCCGTCAAAAAAGGTATGCGAGTCTCCATGGTTCCAAGTGCGACGGACAATGTGACATTAGAGAAAATGAGGCAGGCCAAGGAAGTCGGCCTTTCACGGTGGGGCTTCAGCCTGGATGGTCCGACGCCGGAAATCCACGACCATTTTAGGGGCACCCCCGGGTCCTTCGATTTAACTTTGGAGAAGATCAAATATTTGAATGAACTTGAAATGCCGCTTCAGATCAACACAGTTATTTCTCGTTACAATTATGATGCGCTTGAGGAAATGGCAAAGCTGGTCGGTGAACTGAAGGCTGTCATGTGGTATATTTTCTTGCTTGTTCCAACAGGCCGCGGCCAGGAAGATAAGTGCATCACTCCTGCTGAACACGAAAAAGTATTCAGGTGGCTGTATCAGCTTAGTAAAACTGCCCCGTATGATATCAAAACCACTGCTGCCCAGCATTACCGCCGGGTTGTCCTTCAGGAAAAGGCACGCGACCATAAGATTGAAAAAGGTGAAATCCGTTACGAAGATACAATGACAATGGATCAGGAAGGCATCATCGACGGACTGAAGCGCGCGCCAAAAGGAGTAAATGACGGGAATGGCTTCATTTTCGTTGATCACATCGGAGACGTCCTTCCGAGCGGGCTTCTGCCGATTGTCGTCGGCAACGTGCGTGAAAAGCCGCTCGCCGATATTTACCGGAACTCCGAAGTATTGAAAAACCTCCGCAGCCCTGACAAATATAAAGGGAAATGCGGCGTTTGCGAATACAATAAAATTTGTGGCGGATCCCGTTCCAGAACGTATGCGGTCACCGGGGATTATATGGAAAGCGAACCGTATTGCGTTTATATTCCTATGGCTATGCGCAAAAAAGAAGCGCCTGTCGCTCCTTAA
- a CDS encoding C40 family peptidase — protein sequence MKKQLITSAMAAGILFGTFNGQASAAELYTVKSGDTLWGISKNYNLTVSQIKQWNNLSSDLILVNQKLSVEAPEASEAPKAAPAPAAATYTVKSGDTLWEISRTYSTTVNALKSLNGLTSDLIRVGQVLKVSGTSSTAVAAASTTTSSNVTTTTTTTAPTTSTATAVINEAKKYLGTPYSWGGNTPAGFDCSGYVKYVFAKVGVSIPRTTSTIWTATKPVSVAKPGDLVFFTTYKSGPSHVGIYLGNNKFINAASNGVVISDMSNSYWKPRYLGARTAL from the coding sequence ATGAAAAAACAATTAATTACATCAGCCATGGCGGCAGGAATCCTATTCGGAACTTTCAACGGCCAAGCAAGCGCCGCTGAATTATATACAGTCAAATCAGGTGACACACTTTGGGGAATCTCAAAAAATTACAATCTGACTGTTTCACAAATTAAACAATGGAACAATCTATCAAGTGATCTCATTTTAGTAAATCAAAAACTATCTGTAGAAGCCCCTGAAGCAAGTGAAGCTCCAAAAGCGGCGCCAGCTCCTGCGGCTGCAACATACACAGTAAAATCAGGAGACACTCTGTGGGAGATTTCTAGAACATACAGCACTACAGTCAATGCACTTAAATCACTGAACGGGTTGACTAGCGACCTTATTCGTGTTGGACAAGTCCTGAAAGTAAGCGGCACTTCATCTACCGCAGTAGCTGCTGCTTCCACTACGACTTCATCAAACGTTACTACCACAACTACAACTACGGCTCCGACTACTTCAACAGCGACCGCCGTTATTAATGAAGCGAAGAAATATCTTGGCACACCATATTCGTGGGGCGGCAATACTCCTGCCGGTTTCGACTGCAGCGGGTATGTGAAGTATGTTTTTGCAAAAGTGGGCGTTTCCATCCCAAGGACGACATCAACCATCTGGACTGCTACAAAGCCAGTTTCCGTTGCAAAGCCTGGTGATCTTGTATTCTTTACAACTTATAAATCGGGTCCTTCGCATGTTGGCATTTATCTTGGAAACAATAAATTCATTAATGCCGCTTCAAATGGCGTTGTAATTTCCGATATGTCCAACAGCTATTGGAAGCCAAGATACCTTGGAGCTCGTACGGCTCTATAA
- a CDS encoding DUF3243 family protein, giving the protein MNKDHAMHKDGDFETSKVDEVVERIDEDKMYEKLQDFNEFKAYLNKRIELGKKLGLDEEQLAVGAQKVANFLADNAVPQNREEALLMELWQAGNEEERHMLAHMLVKWADS; this is encoded by the coding sequence ATGAATAAGGACCATGCGATGCATAAAGACGGAGATTTTGAGACATCGAAAGTAGACGAGGTAGTCGAGCGTATTGACGAGGATAAAATGTATGAAAAGCTTCAGGATTTCAACGAATTCAAAGCTTATTTAAACAAACGGATCGAACTTGGAAAAAAGCTTGGCCTCGATGAGGAACAGCTTGCGGTTGGAGCACAGAAAGTGGCGAATTTCCTTGCGGATAATGCAGTCCCTCAAAATCGGGAGGAAGCCCTGCTAATGGAATTATGGCAGGCCGGCAATGAAGAAGAGCGCCATATGCTCGCACACATGCTCGTAAAATGGGCTGATTCCTGA
- a CDS encoding STAS domain-containing protein has translation MEIEQVKTYFSKKIEENISDITTELVTKMKEFYHFEFRSEEEKLYARANFEQLVKIVLGGLNDKDVKESAFKWGEMVGTRSVEHNGDLGNTIKGVSVYKNVIWSYLQKEGKKLQIKQEDLLEVIMETDHIFNMMVHGFSTAFTENAEKLLQESRELYLKISVPIVPISPKVAILPLIGEINELRSETLIVDSLDTCVKKRIETLVVDLSGVHEVDLIGIEVMFKLIRSLNLLGVKPVITGMKGEISQTFINLGIRLEGISIYSSLEQALSELEFF, from the coding sequence ATGGAAATTGAACAAGTGAAAACGTATTTCAGTAAAAAAATTGAAGAGAACATTAGTGACATTACAACTGAACTCGTTACGAAAATGAAGGAATTCTACCATTTCGAATTCCGAAGCGAGGAGGAGAAATTATATGCAAGGGCAAATTTTGAACAACTCGTCAAGATTGTCCTTGGCGGGCTCAATGATAAGGATGTAAAGGAAAGCGCGTTTAAGTGGGGCGAAATGGTCGGTACCAGGTCAGTGGAACACAATGGAGATCTGGGTAATACAATCAAAGGGGTTTCCGTCTACAAAAATGTCATTTGGTCTTATTTGCAGAAGGAGGGGAAGAAACTTCAAATCAAACAGGAAGACCTCCTTGAAGTCATCATGGAAACCGATCATATTTTCAATATGATGGTTCATGGATTCAGCACGGCTTTTACAGAAAATGCAGAAAAACTTCTCCAGGAATCCAGGGAATTATACTTGAAAATATCTGTTCCGATCGTTCCGATTTCCCCAAAAGTGGCGATATTGCCCTTAATAGGTGAAATTAATGAATTGCGTTCGGAAACCTTAATTGTTGATTCGCTTGATACATGTGTCAAGAAGAGGATAGAAACCCTCGTGGTTGATCTCTCTGGTGTGCATGAGGTGGATCTAATTGGAATTGAAGTCATGTTCAAACTGATCCGTTCCTTGAACCTTCTTGGCGTAAAGCCAGTCATAACCGGAATGAAAGGCGAAATCAGCCAGACATTTATTAACCTTGGCATTAGACTTGAAGGAATTTCGATATACAGCAGCCTTGAACAGGCACTTTCAGAACTGGAATTTTTTTAA
- a CDS encoding VanW family protein, whose protein sequence is MILNLILSVMLSLSPILQPASLTFFSDGKETASVTREEMALLPFPGSAFPSPEFIDKFIRDLKTKVDTPPRDAGISMDGTLLPEQTGRELDRSKMEYILYSFFYKGKPLIADIPYRPVYPRVDSELLDSIRAMLIGRYTTFFNPGNRERSHNIHLAAETLNGKIVFPGETFSFNKEIGKRTAAKGYLKAPIIVRGELSEGIGGGICQVSSTLFNAADHAGMSIVQRYSHTKTVTYVPSGRDATVSWYGPDFKFRNPYSQPVLIRAKSLGSTLSVSLYSAASIDFRPRSIPGAPALLPEEMPFKMLEKQPGS, encoded by the coding sequence ATGATCCTTAATTTAATCCTGTCAGTCATGCTGTCATTATCACCAATCTTACAGCCTGCCTCACTTACCTTTTTCTCGGACGGTAAGGAAACAGCTTCAGTAACAAGGGAGGAAATGGCCCTTCTCCCTTTCCCAGGAAGTGCGTTTCCGAGTCCGGAATTTATTGATAAGTTCATTCGCGACTTAAAAACAAAGGTTGATACTCCACCGAGGGATGCAGGGATCTCCATGGATGGGACGCTTTTGCCTGAACAAACAGGCAGGGAGCTGGACCGTAGCAAAATGGAATATATCCTTTACTCTTTCTTCTACAAAGGCAAGCCTTTAATCGCGGACATTCCGTACCGGCCTGTTTACCCCAGGGTCGACAGCGAACTTTTGGATTCCATCAGAGCGATGTTGATCGGCAGGTATACCACTTTCTTCAACCCAGGCAATCGAGAGAGGTCCCATAATATCCATCTCGCTGCTGAAACATTAAACGGCAAGATCGTCTTTCCAGGCGAAACCTTTTCTTTTAATAAGGAAATTGGAAAAAGGACTGCCGCGAAAGGCTATTTAAAAGCACCGATTATAGTAAGGGGAGAACTTTCCGAAGGGATTGGCGGCGGTATCTGCCAGGTATCCTCGACTCTGTTTAATGCTGCCGACCATGCCGGCATGTCGATTGTCCAACGCTATTCGCATACTAAAACCGTTACTTATGTGCCTTCCGGGAGGGATGCAACGGTCAGCTGGTACGGTCCGGACTTTAAATTCAGGAATCCTTACAGCCAGCCTGTGCTAATCCGGGCAAAAAGCCTTGGTAGCACTTTGTCGGTGTCACTTTATTCCGCTGCCTCAATTGATTTCCGGCCGAGGAGCATTCCCGGCGCCCCTGCCCTTTTACCGGAAGAAATGCCGTTTAAAATGCTCGAAAAACAGCCCGGCTCTTAA
- a CDS encoding DUF948 domain-containing protein, translated as MWIVYLSIVAIIVSLGYLGFSAFKTFKEAKPAINRLNETVARVQQKADTLKVESAALSESQQDLIEDINYKKQAVTFTVNAAKRTASSFKKLWKIKPLAKLSRKRKTRTPAY; from the coding sequence ATGTGGATCGTTTATTTGAGCATTGTGGCCATAATTGTCTCACTTGGCTATCTCGGCTTTAGCGCCTTCAAAACTTTCAAGGAAGCAAAACCAGCCATCAACAGGCTAAACGAAACCGTCGCAAGAGTTCAGCAAAAGGCAGATACGCTTAAGGTTGAGTCAGCCGCACTTTCAGAAAGCCAGCAGGACCTAATAGAAGATATTAATTATAAAAAGCAGGCGGTTACCTTTACAGTAAATGCAGCTAAACGGACTGCATCCTCCTTTAAGAAACTTTGGAAAATCAAGCCTTTGGCAAAACTGTCAAGAAAGAGAAAGACGAGAACCCCTGCTTATTAA